The genomic stretch GAACCGGGCGCGGATCCGCTTCTATCTGGGCGCGGCCGAGATCCTTGGACGGGCGGTGATCCTGGACCGGGATGCTCTCGACCCGGGCGGGCGGGCTTACGCGCAACTGATCCTGGAGGAGCCTACCGTGGCCGCCAGGGGTGACCGGTTTGTGATCCGGTCCTATTCCCCCATGCGAACCATCGGGGGAGGCACGGTCATTGACCCTCATCCGCCCCGGCACAAGCGTTACCGCGATGAGACCATCGAAGCCCTGGCGACCCTGGAGCGGGGGACGCCGGAAGAACTGGTCGTCCAGGTCTTGACCGGGCGCGGGGAAGCACTGCCGGCCGGCGAAGTGGCCAAGGCCGCCGGCTTGAATCAGGAAACCGTCGGGGAGTCCCTGGCGGCACTCGCTGCCGACGGGCAGGTGGAAACGCTTGAGTGCGAGGGGCAGAACCTCTACATGGCGGCCCAGGTCTATGCGGATTGGCGCCAAAGGGTCCTGAAAGCGCTGGAAGAATACCGCTCTTCCTATCCCCTCCGCGAGGGTTACCCTAAGGAGGAACTGCGTTCGCGCAAGTTCTCGAGCGTCAGCGGGCGGCTGTTCCTTTGTTTCTTGCAGAACCTGGCGCAGCGGGGTGAAATCGAGGTCCTGGAAAAGAGTGTCCGCCTGCCGGGCGCGGGATCCCTTTCGCCACTTCTTGAAGCGCGGGTGAAGGCCCTGGACGATGTGTTCGCCGCGCGGGGCTTCCAGCCGCCTTCTTTTGTGGAGGCCGCGGCGGGTCAGGGGATCGGTGAGACGGAGTCCTCCGAGTATTTGCACTTCCTGCTCCGAGAAGGGCGGCTGATCAAGCTGGGCGATGACCTGTACCTGCACCGGGATACCGTGGAGCGGGCCAAGGAGGCCGTCGCGGCCTTCATCCGGGAGAAGGGGGAAATCACGGTCGGTGAAGCACGTGATCTCCTGCAGACTTCCCGGAAGTTTGCCCTTCCGCTGCTCGAATACCTCGACCAGGTTCGGTTCACCCGCCGCGTGGGCGACAAGCGTAAACTGGCGAAGGGCCAGGGGGTATGAGCCGTGGGTTCCGGGGAGCTAAACGGGGGTAGGGGCGTATACCAGGTTTATGAGGCGGCCGTCGGGGATGGCCGCCACCGTGTCTTCCTGCACGCGGTTTGTACCGGGGACGGGGCCGTGGTCACCCTGGTAGGGGGGGAACATGCCCACGTGGGAGCGGTGGCGCTGGGCCTGCCGAGGCCCAGCCTGCGGGACGCCCGTACGCCGAGCGCCGATGTGGCCGTAGTCCCGGTTCCCGGGCATAAGGATGACCGGGTGGCGCGGCCCGTCGCGGAGGCGATAGCCCGAGTTCTGGGCCAGCCCGTTGTGGTGAGCGTCGGGCTGCACGTGGACCAGGCCACGGATGAAGACCTGGCCCGCCTGGTTGAGAATGCTCGCACGGCCGCATACCAGTTCCTGGCATCCATCCCCAGGTAGGACCATGGTAACGGCCCCAATAATTACATTCTAACAAATCTGTATTTTTTAGGTATAATTGTCGCAAAAGCCGAATCCCCTTCAAGGGGTACGGGGGAAAACACTTTTGGGGTGAATCCGGTCCAGGAGGTGAGTATATTTTCCGGTAGGGTACCCTCACCCGAACCCGTCAGCTAACCCCGGAGGCTCAAGGAGGGCAGGTTCTTGCGTCGATCTTTGCTTATTCTTGTTTTAGGTGCCTTGTTTGCCTTACTCCCCGCCACAGCCAGCCCCGCCGCCACCTATACCGCGCGCCCCGGCGATTCCCTGTACCTGATCAGCCAGCGGTTCGGCACCACCGTTGCCACCGTGCGCAGTCTGAACGGCCTGTGGACAAGCGATTACATTTACGCGGGCCAGCGCCTGACCGTACCGGATCCGACGGGAACGCGTTACACCGTGCGGCCGGGGGACAGCTTCTACCTGATCGGCCGTAAGTTCGGCCTTCCCGCGGCGACCATCATGCAGGCCAACGGGATCTGGTCCTGG from Thermoanaerobacterales bacterium encodes the following:
- the selB gene encoding selenocysteine-specific translation elongation factor, with amino-acid sequence MRHLVIGTAGHVDHGKTALIHVLTGIDTDRLREEKERGISIELGFAYLDLPSGRRAGIVDVPGHERFIKNMLAGVGGIDLVLLVIAADEGVMPQTREHLEIIQLLEIKRGIVVLTKIDLVDEEWLELVREEVTSFLKGTVLEGAPILAVSSVTREGLPELVRLIDELAADLPERRGAGPARLPIDRVFSVTGFGTVVTGTLVDGRLRVGDAVEVLPRGLKARIRSLQVHKRKVDEAGSGQRVAVNLAGVDVSDVDRGQVLVPPQAFRPTQRLDARLELLPEAPRPLKNRARIRFYLGAAEILGRAVILDRDALDPGGRAYAQLILEEPTVAARGDRFVIRSYSPMRTIGGGTVIDPHPPRHKRYRDETIEALATLERGTPEELVVQVLTGRGEALPAGEVAKAAGLNQETVGESLAALAADGQVETLECEGQNLYMAAQVYADWRQRVLKALEEYRSSYPLREGYPKEELRSRKFSSVSGRLFLCFLQNLAQRGEIEVLEKSVRLPGAGSLSPLLEARVKALDDVFAARGFQPPSFVEAAAGQGIGETESSEYLHFLLREGRLIKLGDDLYLHRDTVERAKEAVAAFIREKGEITVGEARDLLQTSRKFALPLLEYLDQVRFTRRVGDKRKLAKGQGV